Proteins encoded by one window of Haematobia irritans isolate KBUSLIRL chromosome 2, ASM5000362v1, whole genome shotgun sequence:
- the D12 gene encoding YEATS domain containing 2 homolog D12 has translation MFGGQQSPNRKRKHSEFHDPDYPQDNSSCADKSVGNKRSKDGDFLEKRNDEQKAEYFRKVQDVIEREFGCELAFKQDQLSEIDKRLSKARHMLDKLRYTLVSSYYKKQDLPLAAMTTSAIRAGQPLFTREDKGPQMPIHPSLKKLIGIKPKELSHVIRSCPKRTAAQNAVQTIRAKSEVHKREERKLKQIIKGQGIVIDHSLDQDQVQDITSLISAAQGSRPLKTNIWSQRNIANPWKNEQTGKPLNAARLNNKVKHLIVVGNTSKFIGAEQERDPKNKSQILTHKWLVYVQAKDTTIPIERFVRKVRFHLHHSYRPNDVVVLESPPFNVARRGWGEFPIRVQLYFHPEYNQKPVQLLHNVVLDKTLSGIQSLGAETLLEVWLRDVELNKADISYKSATEFCEEIKAKNENTKHSEVSPNEELVDENLLEFLNKIEASQNSISADIEKIQPTFVIPESFDSNSSPKPSPSKLIPKSPPKAIAHSNSSKFISGCQQNSAITQLDDIKTDNLINKSAVIENPVTQTCPPLARIDTINNTVRCTVTPRTQSLNTTAITTNASSAMNHNIVTLGKTSVALNKDSKIVMPLSSVASAVKKTTLPVPNVIANTTNSFKTSVSLSSCVTTLSKCLPVIKNNAPKQILQKKLVQLVDSTGKVKYMQMLVAASSPITSTKTETHYVSSMAPKLVTVGSTTIRPTPVTNSTETSRAVTIPIQKSESVPSSTSINYSGITMKPNIFKITPENMQTKPRIITFSTDTTTSTSSTANSVALPMGRPQVTTSYAPQPMKHQLKSNGSTVKNVVFHKEGKVYIIDPLQMKLKQQQKKQVSLLKPQVSLLKQQKQQLLDKNTTKAIDHDYLTTVDSKSSITTNNAPQVHLGLKQQRLISLNALQLMQMKRVFFEKQIMKQEFSSMQCAVEFILRRLHLIAPKESLSSAYPFITHSYTEFQSLTAFKQRSYEWLRAKHISRIIRNHKDLQHLNKTARETFWSTKEIASFARQYAYTPDIKSLPKFMEKQEKNSNDFKQLVKGELKQKEITSTDTLTDCLKVHKWINEIWPVLMNYQFIEDQNQVIDVDNVVEDDLLFEPRRRQSKNNLISSQSVSSGKSNDIYLSPPTHLENECNLVSHICKDLSIKLVPEELSPNVWYPSTQTILAHILNIFVQKVIRKSIALKHNENREGNECTSIIQQTDLAKVLSQSREFDFLTNSNFGICSKVENSKMPPVKEETL, from the exons ATGTTCGGTGGTCAGCAGTCGCCTAATAGAAAACGAAAACATAGCGAATTCCACGATCCTGATTACCCTCAAGATAATTCATCATGTGCTGACAAATCTGTTGGCAACAAAAGATCCAAAGATGGAGACTTTCTCGAGAAACGTAATGATGAACAGAAGGCTGAgtattttcggaaggttcaagatgTCATTGAGAGAGAATTTGGTTGTGAACTGGCTTTCAAGCAAGACCAGTTATCCGAAATTGATAAACGACTATCGAAAGCACGTCATATGTTAGATAAATTACGGTATACTCTAGTATCTTCTTACTACAAAAAACAGGATTTGCCATTAGCAGCGATGACCACGTCGGCAATAAGGGCTGGCCAACCACTTTTCACAAGGGAAGATAAGGGCCCCCAAATGCCGAtacatccatcgctgaaaaaattAATAGGTATAAAGCCAAAAGAATTGTCTCATGTTATACGTTCTTGTCCAAAACGAACGGCAGCGCAAAATGCTGTGCAAACGATAAGGGCCAAATCCGAAGTGCATAAAAGAGAAGAAAGAAAACTAAAGCAAATTATTAAAGGCCAAGGAATAGTGATTGACCACTCCTTAGATCAGGATCAGGTCCAAGATATTACATCTTTAATTAGTGCAGCACAAGGAAGTCGGCCTTTGAAAACAAACATTTGGAGTCAACGAAATATTGCGAATCCATGGAAGAATGAACAAACCGGAAAACCTTTGAATGCTGCTCGCTTAAATAACAAAGTAAAACATTTGATAGTCGTTGGCAATACTTCAAAATTTATAGGTGCAGAACAAGAGAGAGATCCAAAAAATAAGTCGCAGATTTTAACTCATAAGTGGCTGGTATATGTACAGGCAAAGGACACAACCATACCGATTGAAAGATTTGTGCGAAAAGTACGTTTCCATCTACATCATTCCTACCGACCGAATGACGTAGTAGTTTTGGAGTCTCCGCCATTTAATGTAGCCCGAAGGGGTTGGGGCGAATTTCCAATAAGAGTTCAGTTATATTTTCATCCAGAATACAACCAAAAACCTGTGCAGCTATTGCACAATGTTGTTCTAGACAAAACTTTATCAGGAATCCAATCATTGGGAGCTGAAACGTTGCTAGAGGTATGGCTTAGAGACGTCGAGCTAAATAAAGCCGATATATCCTACAAGAGCGCcacagaattttgtgaagaaataaAAGCCAAAAACGAAAATACGAAACATTCTGAAGTGTCTCCTAATGAAGAACttgttgatgaaaatcttttggaatttctgaataaaattgaagcgaGTCAAAATTCTATAAGCGCCGATATAGAAAAAATACAACCGACATTTGTAATTCCAGAAAGTTTTGATTCTAATAGTTCACCGAAACCTTCGCCGTCGAAATTGATTCCGAAGTCTCCTCCAAAAGCAATTGCTCATAGCAACAGCAGCAAGTTCATATCAGGATGTCAACAAAATTCTGCTATAACACAGCTAGATGATATTAAAACAGACAATTTGATTAATAAGTCTGCTGTAATAGAAAATCCTGTAACACAAACTTGTCCACCTTTAGCACGAATAGATACTATAAATAATACCGTACGATGTACTGTAACCCCAAGAACTCAATCGCTTAATACAACTGCAATCACTACAAATGCAAGCTCTGCCATGAACCATAATATAGTAACATTGGGCAAAACATCAGTTGCCCTTAACAAAGACTCCAAAATTGTAATGCCTCTTTCTTCTGTTGCTTCAGCAGTGAAAAAGACTACATTGCCTGTACCGAATGTGATAGCAAATACAACAAATTCATTTAAGACTTCAGTTTCTCTATCTTCTTGTGTAACAACACTTTCAAAGTGTTTACCagttattaaaaataatgcTCCGAAGCAGATTTTACAAAAGAAGTTGGTGCAGTTGGTTGATTCAACCGGTAAGGTTAAATATATGCAAATGCTGGTCGCTGCATCATCACCAATAACATCAACAAAAACTGAAACTCATTATGTATCATCCATGGCTCCCAAATTGGTTACAGTTGGATCTACTACAATACGACCTACTCCAG TTAcaaattctacagaaacttcCAGGGCAGTAACTATCCCTATTCAAAAGTCAGAAAGCGTGCCCAGCAGCACCTCCATAAATTACAGTGGAATAACAATGAAacccaatattttcaaaattactcctgaaaatatgcaaacaAAACCACGAATTATTACATTTAGCACAGATACAACGACATCTACCTCTTCAACTGCAAATTCAGTAGCATTGCCAATGGGTAGACCGCAAGTAACAACAAGTTATGCACCCCAACCCATGAAACATCAACTAAAATCTAATGGGTCGACAGTGAAAAATGTAGTGTTTCATAAAGAAGGAAAAGTTTATATAATCGATCCATTGcaaatgaaattgaaacaacaacagaaaaagCAAGTTTCATTGTTGAAGCCTCAAGTGAGTTTATTGAAGCAGCAAAAGCAACAACTTCTTGATAAAAATACGACAAAGGCCATTGATCATGattatttaacaaccgtggatAGCAAAAGTAGTATTACAACTAATAATGCACCTCAAGTTCATCTAGGCTTAAAACAACAGCGATTGATATCACTTAATGCTTTGCAATTAATGCAAATGAAACGTGTATTTTTTGAGAAACAAATAATGAAACAAGAATTTAGTAGTATGCAATGTGCAGTAGAGTTTATATTGAGGCGATTACATTTGATTGCACCCAAGGAATCATTGAGTTCGGCATATCCTTTTATTACGCATAGCTACACTGAGTTCCAATCATTAACGGCATTTAAGCAGCGTTCTTATGAGTGGCTGAGAGCCAAGCATATCTCACGAATAATACGCAATCACAAAGATTTACAACATCTGAATAAAACAGCACGCGAAACATTTTGGTCGACTAAAGAAATAGCAAGTTTTGCTAGACAATATGCATATACACCAGATATTAAATCATTGCCCAAATTCATGGAAAAGCAAGAAAAGAACAGTAACGATTTCAAACAACTTGTTAAAggagaattaaaacaaaaagaaatcacATCTACCGATACATTGACAGATTGCCTAAAAGTTCACAAATGGATTAATGAAATATGGCCTGTATTGATGAACTATCAATTTATTGAAGATCAAAATCAGGTTATAGATGTGGATAATGTGGTTGAGGACGATCTTCTATTTGAGCCACGTAGAAGACAGTCTAAAAATAATCTCATCTCTTCACAGTCAGTTTCAAGTGGAAAATCTAATGATATTTATCTCTCACCTCCCACACATTTGGAGAATGAATGTAATTTAGTGTCACATATTTGTAAAGATTTAAGTATAAAACTAGTGCCTGAGGAACTAAGCCCCAATGTGTGGTATCCATCAACTCAAACTATACTAGCACATATTCTAAATATATTTGTGCAAAAAGTTATTAGAAAGTCAATAGCCTTGAAGCATAATGAAAACAGGGAAGGAAATGAATGTACAAGTATTATTCAACAAACAGATTTGGCTAAAGTTTTATCGCAATCAAGAGAATTTGATTTTCTTACGAATAGCAATTTCGGCATATGTTCCAAAGTTGAGAATTCAAAAATGCCCCCAGTTAAAGAAGAAACTTTATGA